A part of Acidobacteriota bacterium genomic DNA contains:
- a CDS encoding DUF2892 domain-containing protein: MTVDRALRLIAGLFVMLSVVLGIYVNPNFHWFTLFVGANLFQSSFTNWCPMMTILRKAGLRS; encoded by the coding sequence ATGACCGTGGATCGCGCCCTGCGCCTGATTGCCGGATTGTTCGTGATGCTGAGCGTCGTGCTCGGGATTTACGTCAACCCCAACTTCCACTGGTTCACGCTGTTTGTCGGCGCGAACCTGTTCCAGTCGTCGTTCACCAACTGGTGTCCGATGATGACGATCCTGCGGAAGGCGGGGTTGAGGAGCTGA
- a CDS encoding chemotaxis response regulator protein-glutamate methylesterase, which translates to MIPSTRKIRVLVVDDSAIVRKLLADAIRQEPDMEIVGVAGDPFAARDLILQREPDVITLDIEMPRMDGLTFLKRLMTHRPLPVIIVSSVTQSGSAASIEALRSGAIDVIAKPGGPQAVGQVADRIKRRIRALRGVSGLQFPSSVDAAPGSRAAAPAAAPAAWGRRVNGLLALGASTGGTQAIEALLTRLPADIPPMVVVQHMPPNFTKAFADRLDNVCPMRVVESTGNETLERGTVYIAPGDHHLVIERLGLQLRTRLLQGPPVHHQRPAVDVLFHSVARLQGLAVVGILLTGMGADGADGMVALRAAGAETIAEDEQSCVVFGMPKEAIARGGATHVATLLRMPTLIGECLARLASPRVA; encoded by the coding sequence TCGACGACTCCGCCATCGTCCGCAAGCTGCTGGCCGACGCCATCAGGCAGGAGCCCGACATGGAGATCGTGGGTGTGGCGGGCGACCCGTTCGCCGCGCGCGACCTGATTCTCCAGCGCGAGCCGGACGTCATCACGCTGGATATCGAGATGCCGCGAATGGACGGGCTGACGTTCCTGAAGCGGCTGATGACCCATCGTCCCCTGCCGGTGATCATCGTTAGTTCGGTGACCCAGTCGGGGTCGGCGGCGAGCATCGAGGCCCTCCGTTCGGGCGCCATCGACGTGATCGCGAAACCGGGTGGGCCGCAGGCCGTCGGGCAGGTCGCCGACCGCATCAAGCGCCGCATCAGGGCCCTGCGGGGGGTGTCGGGACTGCAGTTCCCGAGCTCGGTCGACGCGGCGCCGGGATCGCGCGCGGCCGCGCCGGCCGCCGCGCCAGCCGCCTGGGGACGACGAGTGAACGGGCTGCTCGCGCTGGGCGCGTCGACGGGGGGCACGCAGGCGATCGAGGCGCTGCTCACGCGGCTGCCCGCCGACATCCCGCCGATGGTCGTCGTGCAGCACATGCCCCCGAACTTCACCAAGGCGTTCGCCGACCGCCTCGACAACGTCTGTCCGATGCGCGTGGTCGAGTCGACGGGCAACGAGACCCTCGAGCGAGGAACGGTCTACATCGCGCCGGGTGACCACCACCTCGTGATCGAGCGCCTCGGGCTCCAGCTCCGGACCCGGTTGCTGCAGGGCCCTCCCGTGCACCACCAGCGTCCGGCCGTCGACGTGCTGTTCCACTCGGTGGCGCGGCTCCAGGGGCTCGCGGTCGTGGGGATCCTCCTCACCGGGATGGGTGCTGACGGCGCCGACGGCATGGTCGCGCTTCGCGCCGCCGGCGCCGAGACGATTGCAGAGGACGAGCAGTCGTGCGTGGTCTTCGGCATGCCGAAGGAGGCGATCGCCCGGGGCGGGGCCACCCATGTGGCGACGCTGCTCAGGATGCCGACCTTGATCGGCGAGTGCCTCGCCCGACTGGCCAGCCCACGGGTCGCCTGA